The Faecalibacter sp. LW9 genome has a segment encoding these proteins:
- the rbfA gene encoding 30S ribosome-binding factor RbfA, producing MDSNRQLKVGKLFQEELAEAFRKWASEEFAGNIISVTEVKVSPDLSVAKIYVSIFPNTRKEEILATIKTNTPLFRGILSKGVAKTMRITPELVFKLDNSLDEIEKIDNALKGKGNNPIL from the coding sequence TTGGATAGTAATAGACAATTAAAAGTAGGAAAATTATTTCAAGAAGAATTAGCAGAAGCGTTCAGAAAGTGGGCTTCAGAAGAATTTGCAGGGAACATCATCAGTGTAACTGAGGTGAAGGTTTCTCCAGATTTAAGTGTGGCTAAAATCTATGTAAGTATTTTCCCAAACACTCGAAAAGAAGAAATCTTAGCAACTATCAAAACAAATACGCCTTTATTCCGTGGAATTTTATCAAAAGGAGTTGCAAAAACGATGCGTATTACTCCTGAATTAGTTTTCAAATTGGATAATTCATTAGACGAGATTGAAAAAATCGATAATGCATTAAAAGGAAAAGGGAATAATCCGATTTTATAA
- a CDS encoding ABC transporter permease: MRNISFYIAKRYIFSSANTNAVNIITSIAVAAIMVATAALFVILSVFSGLEQMNLKFYSNVNPEIKISPAKGKVLPEIENLEHQLKQNQLVKSYAKVIEEKIYIDYNGMQDIAYLKAVDSNFTKVTRLDTVVYGGDYIDFSFDDNFIVSNGIAQRLQLYIDPINPATLMMPKAGTGLIKQESDAFTKTEAYSTGVFVLNEQYDKHIFSTLGLAQNLLRLDSIDAYAIEIKTNRAHDLNAVKSQLSKTLGEKYKVETRQDLDSAFLKVMNMENLIIYLIFTLVIIIACFNLAGTIIIIILDKTKEIQTMYSFGLSRIQIRRIFAYTGLIITSIAMITGLLIASVLGLLQINFGLVMASATIPFPFEFSIINYLVVIGTVLGIGGFVSWLMSKQVK, from the coding sequence ATGCGAAACATTTCTTTTTACATTGCGAAACGCTACATCTTTTCGAGCGCAAATACAAATGCTGTAAATATTATTACTTCAATTGCAGTTGCTGCAATTATGGTCGCTACAGCTGCGTTATTTGTGATTTTATCCGTATTTTCTGGATTAGAACAGATGAATCTCAAGTTTTATAGCAATGTAAATCCAGAAATTAAAATATCACCTGCCAAAGGAAAAGTTTTACCTGAGATCGAAAATCTAGAACACCAGCTAAAACAAAACCAATTGGTAAAATCGTATGCTAAAGTTATCGAAGAAAAAATTTATATCGATTACAATGGCATGCAAGATATTGCTTATTTAAAAGCTGTGGATTCTAATTTCACAAAAGTTACTCGATTGGACACTGTGGTCTATGGTGGTGATTATATCGATTTTTCTTTTGATGATAATTTTATTGTTTCCAATGGTATTGCTCAGCGCTTGCAATTGTATATAGACCCTATTAACCCTGCGACATTGATGATGCCGAAAGCAGGTACAGGTTTAATAAAACAAGAAAGTGATGCCTTTACTAAAACAGAAGCTTACAGTACCGGAGTTTTTGTATTAAATGAACAATATGATAAACATATTTTTTCGACGCTAGGATTGGCTCAAAATTTATTGCGTTTAGATTCAATTGATGCCTATGCTATCGAGATCAAAACCAATAGAGCGCATGATTTAAATGCTGTTAAATCGCAGTTATCCAAAACTCTAGGCGAAAAGTATAAAGTAGAAACCAGACAAGATTTAGATTCGGCATTTTTAAAAGTGATGAATATGGAAAATCTAATCATTTATTTGATTTTCACATTGGTTATTATCATTGCTTGTTTTAATCTTGCAGGAACAATCATCATCATTATTCTGGATAAAACGAAAGAAATCCAAACCATGTACAGTTTCGGATTATCACGTATACAAATCCGAAGAATTTTTGCTTATACCGGATTAATTATCACATCGATCGCGATGATTACCGGTTTATTAATTGCATCGGTATTGGGATTATTACAAATTAATTTTGGATTAGTGATGGCTTCGGCAACCATTCCATTTCCTTTTGAGTTTTCTATTATCAACTATTTAGTGGTGATTGGAACAGTATTAGGAATTGGGGGATTTGTCTCATGGCTAATGTCAAAACAAGTCAAATAA
- a CDS encoding C40 family peptidase → MKKILGVFVMFSLFILASCGSSNKVTSYRKVGSKVYSKSNHHKSSTSKSSASESVYRSNNKSYTSKDASYLLKTAKSYLGVPYKFGGANRTGFDCSGLVMVSFDELGFKLPRNSAKQASEGKEIKISEAREGDLVFFNTSGSSISHVGIIESIEKTGEIKFIHSSTSKGVIISSMDENYWKTRFVKAVRLL, encoded by the coding sequence ATGAAAAAGATTTTAGGTGTATTTGTAATGTTTTCTCTTTTTATTTTAGCCTCTTGTGGCTCTTCAAATAAAGTGACGAGCTATCGAAAGGTAGGGAGTAAAGTGTATTCTAAATCTAATCATCACAAAAGCTCAACATCAAAATCTTCTGCTTCTGAATCGGTCTATCGTTCGAATAACAAATCCTATACCTCAAAAGATGCTTCATATCTTCTTAAAACAGCCAAATCCTATTTAGGCGTACCTTATAAATTTGGAGGAGCAAATCGAACAGGATTTGATTGTTCAGGACTTGTAATGGTAAGTTTCGATGAATTGGGATTCAAATTGCCACGAAATTCAGCGAAACAAGCTTCGGAAGGAAAAGAAATTAAAATTTCTGAAGCTAGAGAAGGTGATTTAGTATTTTTTAATACTTCTGGTTCTTCCATTTCACATGTTGGCATTATCGAGAGTATCGAAAAAACGGGTGAAATTAAATTTATTCATTCCTCAACTTCCAAAGGGGTCATCATCTCTTCTATGGATGAAAATTATTGGAAAACTAGATTTGTAAAAGCCGTAAGACTTTTATAA